The Longimicrobiaceae bacterium sequence GGCATCTCCCGTGGATCCAATCCGTACTCGGCGAGGTTCTCGTAAAGGTTGTGCATCGACTCGATGTTCGCATCGAGCCGCTCGATCTGGCTGTCGCTCACGAACACCACCCCGTCCACTCCCTTCAAAATGAGCTTCCGCGAGGCGTTGTAGTAGACCTGCCCCGGGACGGTATAGAGGTGGAACCGAGTCTTGAATCCACGGATCGTGCCGAGGTCCACGGGCAGGAAGTCGAAGAAGAGGGTCCGCTCGGTTTCGGTGGCCAGAGAGATGAGCTTCCCGCGTGTGGTCGGCGCGACCTTCTCGTAAACGTACTCCAGGTTGGTGGTCTTCCCTCCGAGCCCCGGCCCGTAGTAGACGATCTTACAGTTGATCTCGCGCGAGGCGTAGTTGATCATCGACATGGCGGTATCCCCTAGAGACTTCCGAAGAGACGGTCGATCTCGCTCTCCGCCTCGTCGAGCCAGGAGGATTCGAGCTGAGCCATGCCTGTAGAGGCCGATCGGTCGAACAGCTCGGCGACGATCCCGGACAGCTCTCGAACTGCTGCCCGTGCCTTGATACGAATCATACCGAGAGTGGCTTCCTCACCGAACAGGGCTACGAGAATGACGCGCCGTCCGACGTCCGCGAGATACATCGACTCCTTCTCCCCCTGATGAAAGAGCGAGGAGAACTCCTGCTCGCCCATCAGCGACGCGAGCTGGTCGTTGGCTGAGAAATCGGCTGCTGCCAGCGAGGCGAAGGCGGTGGAGTCGAAGCCGTGGATGTCTCCCGCGCCCAGAATCAGCTGCCCGTTGCGATCGACGAGCAGCGCGGCGTGAGCAGCCGATCCGGCGAGAAAGGCGTCGAGAACCTCTCGGATCCGGCGGGCATCTTCTTCCTGAAAGGACCAGCTGGCAGACCGCTGGCTCATCCAGCGATCTCCGTGGATGGGTTGCGGGCGGCGAGCCCTTCCTCCATGCGGGCGAGAATGGCCGCGGCGCGCTTCCGGATGAGCGGGCGGGGTTCGGATGCGATGAAGTCGCGCAGGAGCAGCACCAGGTCTACCGAGGCCGGGCGACCCTGGATGTACCCGAGCGCAGCCAGCCGGCGAAGCGGGTGCGGGCTGAAG is a genomic window containing:
- a CDS encoding GTPase domain-containing protein — its product is MSMINYASREINCKIVYYGPGLGGKTTNLEYVYEKVAPTTRGKLISLATETERTLFFDFLPVDLGTIRGFKTRFHLYTVPGQVYYNASRKLILKGVDGVVFVSDSQIERLDANIESMHNLYENLAEYGLDPREMPFAIQYNKRDLPNIVPVAELEANLNPTAVPSFEAVATRGIGVFDTLKAVSKQVIKSLS
- a CDS encoding roadblock/LC7 domain-containing protein, which codes for MSQRSASWSFQEEDARRIREVLDAFLAGSAAHAALLVDRNGQLILGAGDIHGFDSTAFASLAAADFSANDQLASLMGEQEFSSLFHQGEKESMYLADVGRRVILVALFGEEATLGMIRIKARAAVRELSGIVAELFDRSASTGMAQLESSWLDEAESEIDRLFGSL